One genomic window of Ziziphus jujuba cultivar Dongzao chromosome 4, ASM3175591v1 includes the following:
- the LOC125421782 gene encoding trans-cinnamate:CoA ligase, peroxisomal, with amino-acid sequence MDLLPKCDSNYAPLTPITFLKRAASFYAHRPSIIYEGTRFTWQETFYRCCCLASSLRSLNIVKNNVVSVLAPNVPAMYEMHFAVPMAGAVLNTINIRLDAKNIALILRHSDAKVFFVDYQYVPLARDVLRILMTDFKTTSSMPLVIVIDDIDKPTGTRLGELEYEQLIRNGNPNYNKFEIEDEWDSIALNYTSGTTSSPKGVVYSHRGAFLSTLSLVMGWEMGNEPIYLWTLPMFHCNGWTFTWGIAARGGTNVCLRNTTAYDIYRNIHTNKVTHMCCAPIVFNILLEAKPNERRKIETPVKILTGGAPPPAALLEKIEPLGFEVTHAYGLTEATGPALVCEWQAKWDKLPAEAKSKLKARQGVGILTLADVDVKELKTMKSVPRDGKTMGEIVLRGSSIMKGYFKDENATSKAFKDGWFLTGDVGVVHPDGYLEIKDRSKDVIISGGENISSVELESILYKHPKVLEAAVVAMPHPRWGESPCAFVSLKNNSGSVSEKELIAYCRRNLPHFMVPKKVEFLNELPKTSTGKIQKFELRAQAVALAATAATETTMAVVDRNSRGRSKEKHPTYNDHQVLAMSRL; translated from the exons ATGGATTTGCTACCCAAGTGCGACTCAAATTATGCTCCGCTCACTCCTATAACTTTCTTGAAGAGAGCCGCTTCCTTTTATGCCCATCGTCCTTCAATTATCTATGAAGGAACCCGCTTCACATGGCAGGAAACTTTCTATCGTTGCTGTTGTTTAGCTTCTTCCCTCCGATCCCTCAACATCGTCAAGAACAATGTG GTCTCAGTTCTGGCTCCCAACGTTCCGGCCATGTATGAGATGCATTTTGCCGTGCCAATGGCTGGAGCGGTCCTCAACACAATCAACATCCGTCTGGATGCGAAAAACATAGCACTAATTCTCCGACACTCTGATGCCAAAGTCTTCTTTGTCGACTACCAATATGTTCCTTTGGCCAGAGACGTTCTTCGGATTCTGATGACGGATTTCAAAACAACGTCATCGATGCCGTTGGTTATCGTCATCGACGACATCGACAAGCCGACCGGTACCCGGCTCGGCGAGCTCGAATACGAGCAGCTGATCAGAAATGGAAACCCCAACTACAACAAATTTGAAATCGAAGACGAGTGGGACTCGATCGCTCTCAATTATACTTCTGGAACGACGTCTTCACCGAAAGGAGTTGTGTACAGCCACAGAGGAGCTTTCCTCAGCACTCTCAGTTTGGTTATGGGGTGGGAAATGGGAAACGAGCCCATCTATTTGTGGACTCTACCGATGTTCCACTGCAATGGGTGGACCTTCACGTGGGGAATCGCCGCTCGTGGTGGCACCAACGTTTGCCTCCGTAATACGACGGCGTATGACATATACAGAAACATACACACAAATAAAGTGACCCACATGTGCTGTGCTCCAATCGTCTTCAACATCCTTCTCGAAGCCAAACCCAACGAACGCCGGAAAATCGAAACTCCGGTGAAAATACTCACCGGAGGAGCTCCACCTCCGGCGGCACTGTTGGAAAAAATCGAGCCATTAGGATTTGAAGTAACACACGCCTACGGCTTGACGGAAGCCACCGGACCGGCTCTGGTGTGCGAGTGGCAGGCGAAATGGGACAAACTTCCGGCGGAGGCTAAGTCGAAACTGAAAGCGAGGCAAGGAGTTGGGATCTTGACATTGGCGGATGTGGACGTGAAGGAATTGAAGACGATGAAGAGCGTACCTCGGGATGGGAAAACCATGGGGGAGATTGTTCTGAGAGGAAGCAGCATAATGAAAGGGTATTTCAAAGATGAGAACGCCACATCCAAAGCGTTCAAGGACGGTTGGTTCTTGACCGGAGATGTCGGTGTAGTACATCCCGATGGATATCTAGAAATCAAAGATCGATCGAAAGACGTGATCATATCGGGAGGGGAGAATATAAGCAGTGTTGAATTGGAAAGCATATTGTATAAGCATCCCAAAGTGTTGGAGGCAGCCGTGGTGGCAATGCCTCATCCTCGTTGGGGAGAGAGTCCTTGTGCTTTCGTCTCACTGAAGAACAACTCCGGTTCGGTCTCCGAGAAGGAGTTGATCGCTTATTGCCGGAGGAATTTGCCGCACTTTATGGTTCCGAAGAAGGTGGAGTTTCTGAATGAGCTGCCGAAGACTTCAACCGGGAAGATTCAGAAGTTCGAATTGAGAGCTCAGGCGGTTGCACTGGCTGCCACCGCGGCGACAGAGACGACAATGGCGGTGGTGGATCGGAATAGCCGTGGAAGGTCGAAGGAAAAACATCCTACGTATAATGATCATCAAGTTCTTGCCATGTCACGCCTTTGA
- the LOC107416225 gene encoding uncharacterized protein LOC107416225 has protein sequence MEVPDARNHAAKRKRDDVVSPSPSISLSNGNDAGYDLSLLEAIEKSQSAVEMLDLKTLKKLVLSFERRLKDNIEARLKYPNQPDRFADSEIELHEELQKLKVLAGGPELYPDLVALNAIPSILNLLGHDNTDIAVDVVQLLQDLTDEDVLDDNDEPAVVLVEALLENNVLELLVQNLHRLSDSDSDPDEMAAVYNTLATIENLIEVKPAVAEMVCERTKLLKWLLGKIRVREFDSNKQYASEILAILLQSSTANQKRLGQMNGVDVLLQAVAMYKSKDPKNPDEAEMLENLFDSLCCLLMPLENKERFVKAEGVELMIIIMKQKKSAYGSAIRALDFAMTKYPPACERFVDVLGLKTAFAAFMGKIPTNKKNKKERYQEELEERIVSLIASLFGGIMRGSRRERLLSKFVENECEKIDRLMELYLRYSERVKAETERIKQLELDYLEMDEEEKYNRRLESGLYTLQLIAIILGHLWCSEHAQMRARIELLLKQQKLTKKNIKDILQEYHDNIGDLDGLEEKERAQAKIQKFISAL, from the exons ATGGAAGTCCCCGATGCTAGAAACCATGCCGCGAAACGCAAACGGGACGACGTCGTATCGCCGTCGCCGTCGATTAGTCTATCGAACGGAAACGATGCCGGATACGACCTCTCTCTCCTGGAAGCCATCGAGAAATCCCAAAGCGCAGTTGAAATGCTGGACCTCAAAACCCTAAAGAAGCTAGTCCTCTCCTTCGAGCGCCGGCTCAAGGACAACATCGAGGCCCGGCTCAAGTACCCGAACCAACCCGACCGGTTTGCCGACTCCGAAATCGAGCTCCATGAGGAGCTTCAGAAGCTCAAGGTACTCGCCGGAGGACCCGAGCTCTATCCGGACCTCGTCGCTTTAAACGCAATCCCTTCCATCCTCAACCTTCTCGGCCACGACAACACCGACATTGCCGTCGACGTCGTTCAGCTGCTTCAGGACTTGACCGACGAGGACGTCCTCGACGACAACGACGAGCCCGCCGTCGTTCTCGTCGAAGCCCTTTTGGAGAACAACGTCCTCGAGCTCTTGGTTCAGAATCTCCACCGGCTTTCCGATTCCGATTCCGATCCCGACGAGATGGCGGCCGTTTACAACACGCTCGCTACCATCGAGAATCTGATCGAGGTCAAACCGGCCGTCGCTGAGATGGTCTGCGAGAGGACCAAATTGCTTAAATGGCTTCTGGGGAAGATTAGGGTTAGGGAGTTCGACAGCAATAAGCAGTACGCTTCGGAAATCCTGGCGATTTTGCTGCAGAGCAGCACGGCCAACCAGAAGAGGCTTGGGCAGATGAATGGCGTCGATGTGTTGCTTCAGGCGGTGGCCATGTACAAGTCTAAGGATCCAAAGAACCCGGATGAGGCCGAGATGTTGGAGAATCTGTTTGACTCTTTGTGCTGCTTGTTGATGCCGTTGGAGAACAAAGAGAGGTTTGTGAAGGCTGAAGGTGTGGAGTTGATGATTATTATCATGAAGCAGAAGAAATCGGCTTATGGGTCGGCCATTAGAGCGCTTGATTTTGCTATGACCAAGTACCCGCCGGCTTGTGAACGTTTTGTTGACGTTTTGGGGTTGAAGACCGCATTTGCTGCATTTATGGGTAAG ATTCCCACAAAtaagaagaacaagaaagagCGATATCAAGAAGAGTTGGAAGAGCGTATTGTCTCTCTGATTGCATCTTTATTTG GTGGAATAATGAGGGGTTCTAGAAGGGAAAGATTGCTTAGCAAGTTTGTGGAAAATGAATGTGAAAAGATAGATCGGCTTATGGAACTCTATTTGAG ATATTCTGAAAGGGTTAAAGCAGAAACTGAGCGGATAAAGCAGCTTGAACTTGATTATTTAGAG ATGGATGAAGAGGAAAAGTACAACCGGAGGCTAGAATCTGGGCTTTACACTCTTCAG TTGATTGCTATTATTCTGGGTCATCTTTGGTGCTCCGA GCATGCTCAAATGAGAGCACGAATTGAACTACTTCTGAAGCAGCAAAAACTCACCAAGAAGAATATTAAGGATATACTTCAG